AAGTGTAGATAAATTTTACGGAAAATCACAATTTTTTTATGGACTTATGTACAAAAAAATTAACATTTCTTTTTGAAAAGAATACAGTACATTTGTAATACCTTATGAAACAGATATTTATAAAAATACAATCTGTTCTGTTAGCATTTATGATCTTAATTGCATCAAACTCGTATGCGATTACTTCTCATTTTTGCGGTACGGAACTAGTAGATGTTTCTCTCTTTGGGAATCCAAAAGCTTGCGGTACGGAATCTTTTGATGCTGATTGTAGCTATGAAAAAGCTTCAAAGAAAAAATGCTGTAAAGATGTCATAGAGATTATAGAACCTGAAGTTTTAAATAAAATTGTTGAATTTAAATTCAGCAAGAAAGAATTGCAGTTTGCAGACTATTTCGTCGTTTCTTATATTACTTCTTTTCAAAACTACTTATTTCACAAAAAGGTTTTTGATACTACAACACCCCCGCCCGATAGCATTCCCGATATTTTGGTGTTGCATCAAACCTTTTTAATTTGATTTTAATTTTTTAACTCGTCTCTTCATCTATAGTCAGATGAAAAAAACCTTGTTTTAAAATTAAATTACAAAAAAAATGAAAATAATCATCACTAGTATCTTATTACTGGTCTCTTTGCAATCATTCTCTCAACAAACCCTGAAAGGGATGATAATGGATAGAAACAATCCCAAAGATAGTTTAGGCGTTTTTGGGGTTAATGTTTACTGGTCGGGCACTACTGTCGGAACGACAACTAATGAAAAAGGATGGTTTTCCATTCCATACAAAACTACATATACAAAACTGGTGGTAAGTTATGTAGGTTATCAAACGGATACGATAACCATTACAAATACAGCACCCATTCATCATTTTTTAACTCCGAAAAATGATTTGGATGAAATTCGTATTTCAAGTAAGAAAAAGGCAACTCAAAAATCGTTTTTGAAAACCCAAAATGTTTTTACCGTGAATAAAGACGAGCTGTTAAAAGCAGCTTGCTGTAATTTAGCAGAAAGCTTTGAAACAAACCCGTCTATAGATGTTCATTTTTCCGATGCTCTAACAGGCACTAAGCAGATTCAAATGTTAGGTTTAAAAAGCCCTTATTTATTAATTGCCCTGGAGAATATTCCATCTGTCAGAGGAGCTGCCCAAGTATATGGTCTGACCTTTACTCCGGGAACATGGGTAGAGAGCATTCAAATTACAAAAGGATCCGGAAGTGTCATCAACGGATTTGAAAGTATATCAGGACAGATCAATGCAGAATTGGTAAAACCGTTTTCAGATAAAAAGTTATTTTTAAATGCATACGGATCTCTTGGCGGAAGGCTGGAATTAAATACACATGTGAATAAAAAATTTTCCGATAGATGGCAAACAGGGTTCTATATCCACGGAAATTACAGAGGCGAGAAGTTTGATAGAAATAATGACGGGTTTTTAGATAATCCTCTAATGGAACAAATCAATATCATGAATCGCTGGCAATATACAGATGCCGAAAAAGGATGGGTAAGCTTCGTCAATTTTAGATATATGGACGATGAAAAGCAAACGGGTGAAACAGATTTTAACCCGGATGTTGACAGAGGGACAACAACAAATTGGGGTAGTGAAATCAATACGAAAAGGTTTGATTTTTCATCAAAATTAGGATATGTTTTTCCGGAACTGCTCTTTCAGAGTTTTGGATTTCAATTTGCATATAGTAATCACAAACAGGACTCGTATTTTGGTTTAAACAGCTATAACATAAGCCATCAGAGTATCTATTCTAATCTTTTATTCAATTCTATCATAGAGGATACCAAGAATAAATTTACAACAGGTATTAGTTTTATATATGATTCGTATGATGAATTAGTGAATAACAGCCCATACAACAGAAACGAAAATTCAGTCGGAGCTTTTTTTGAATATGCTTATGATAATTTAGATGATTTCAGTTTCACCGCCGGACTAAGAATTGATACACATAATCTGTTAGGAACTTTTTTCACCCCAAGACTACATATGAGATACGTTCCTTGGGAAAAGGGAGTTTTTAGAGCTTCTGTCGGACAAGGAAGAAGGAGTGCTAATATTTTTGCTGAAAATCAACAATTATTTGGCAGTTCAAGACAAATTAGTATTCAGTCAACTCATGGAAAAATTTACGGGCTGAATCCGGAAGTAGCCTGGAATTATGGAATTTCGTACTTGCAAGGATTCCATTTATTTGATAAAAAAGGAGATATTACATTTGATTTTTACAGAACAAATTTTCAGAACCAGGTAGTAGTAGATTGGGAAAACCCAAGGAACATTTCTTTCTATAATTTGAATGGGGAAAGTTATGCAAATAGTTTTCAAGCAGAAATCAACTATACTATTATTGAGCAATTAGACATACGTTTAGCTTATAAGTATTATGATATTGAGGCAACATATCAGTCAGCAAAGCTGGAAAAACCGCTTACACCTAAAAACCGGTTTTTTGCAAATGTTTCTTATGAAACCGATAAAAAAGAAGGTGGCAGGCAATGGAAGCTAGATGTAACCTATAACTATATAGGTGCTCAAAGGTTACCCAATACTTCGAGTAACCCTATTCAATATCAATTATCAGCATTTTCTGATAGTTACAGTTTGTTAAATGCTCAAATTACCAGGGTGTTTTTCGAGCAATTTGAAGTATATTTCGGAGGAGAGAATCTTACAAACTTTCAGCAGAAAATGCCTATATTAGCTAGTGATAATCCTTTTGGCAACCATTTTGATACAACCATTGTCTATGGCCCCATATTTGGCCATATATTTTATGCAGGATTACGTTTTAAACTAGATTAACGATGAAAAAAATAATTTTACTATTTAGCTTACTGCTGATAGGATTTTCGGCTGAAGCTCAAAAAAAGAAAAAAAATGCAAAAGTAGCTATTGAAGTTGACGGGGTTTGCATGATGTGTAAAAAAAGAATTGAAAAGGCGGCTTTGGGGACTAAAGGAGTAAAATTTGCCGTTTGGAATGTTAAAACTCATATGCTTTCTTTGATTATTGATGAACGGAAAACAGATGTAAAAACTATTCAACAAAATATAGCAGCAGTGGGTCACGATACTAAAGAAATAAAAGCAAAAGATCATGTTTATGAAGGTATTGACCCGTGTTGTAAGTACAGAGGTAAAGAAATTGTAGAACACCATAAAGGTGGAAAGCATTAAAAAAATAGAGCTATCTTACAAAGAGAGCTTCTTTTTTGTTTTGATTTCGGGTGAAAGAAATCATAATCCGGAGCAAATCAGACATTGAAAACAGCGGTGTTGGAAAATGAAAGGGCTCAAGTTTAAATTAGGTATTATATCTTAACCCCTTGATGTTACCAGGTTTTGAATATCTTTTGGATTTAATTTTGATGCAAAATTCAATAAAAAGAATGGAAAACTCATATTTACCAACACTATTTCAAACTAGAACCAATGAAAGCACCTTTTTTAAACATTGATTTCTTAATACCCATACCCTCCACTCAATACTTGATACTTAATACCCGATAACTTGAAGAATCAAAAACCTGCCCAATAAACATTAAAAATGGCATAAAGAAAATCGCCTATAAATTGCTTTACAGACGACCTTCATTATCATTAAATATATTTACATTTTTACATCATCCCCGGCATTCCACCGCCCATTGGAGGCATTCCGGCTGCTGCAGGAGCATCTTCTTTAATATCTATCAGTGCGCACTCCGTAGTTAAAATCATGCCCGCAACAGAAGCGGCATTTTCCAATGCTACTCTTGTTACTTTTTTAGGATCTATGATACCGGCTTCTAACATGTCTACATATTGATCGGACTTAGCATCATAACCAAAATTCTTTTTGCCTTCCAGCACTTTGTTAATTACTACGGAACCTTCACCGCCAGCATTTTCAACAATGGTTCTTAGAGGCGATTCAATGGCTTTGTTTACGATTTGTACACCTGTCGTTTCATCTAAATTGTCTGTAGTAATTTTTTCCAATACTTTTTTAGATCTTACAAAAGCAACACCTCCACCGGCAACAATACCCTCTTCAACAGCGGCACGAGTAGCATTCAAAGCATCATCAACTCTATCTTTCTTTTCTTTCATTTCTACTTCGGAAGCAGCACCTACATATAAGACAGCAACTCCACCAGCCAATTTAGCTAAACGCTCTTGTAGTTTTTCCTTGTCATAATCAGAAGTAGTAGTTTCTATTTGAGCTTTGATCTGGTTTACACGAGCTTTTATATCTTCTGCCTTTCCGTTACCGTTTACAATAGTTGTATTATCTTTATCTACAGTAACTGTTTCTGCAGTTCCCAATAAATCTAAAGTAACATTTTCCAAAGTAAATCCTCTTTCTTCGGAAATCACCGTTCCTCCGGTTAGAATAGCAATATCTTCTAACATCGCTTTTCTTCTGTCTCCAAAGCCGGGAGCTTTAACAGCTGCAATTTTTAATCCACCTCTTAGTTTGTTCACTACCAAAGTAGCTAGTGCCTGACCATCTACATCTTCTGCAATAATTAATAGCGGCTTTCCGGATTGTGCCACCGGTTCTAAGATTGGCAGAATTTCTTGTAAGTTTGATATCTTCTTATCAAATAATAAGATGTATGGATTCTCCAGATCTGTAATCATTTTATCTGCATCGGTTACAAAATAAGGAGATAAATAGCCTCTGTCAAACTGCATCCCTTCTACAACATCTACATAGGTGTCCATTCCTTTTGCCTCTTCAACGGTAATTACGCCTTCTTTGCCTACCTTATCAAAAGCAGTGGCAATTAAATCACCTATAGTATTGTCATTATTAGCGGAGATTGCAGCTACTTGTTTTATTTTTTCAGAAGAACCTCCAACTTCTTTTGATTGCTTATTTAAATCCGTTACAATTGCAGTAACAGCCTTGCCAATCCCTCTTTTTAAATCCATAGGGTTGGCCCCGGCAGCTACATTCTTTAATCCTTCTTTTACAATTGCTTGCGCTAAAACAGTAGCAGTAGTAGTTCCGTCACCCGCCAGGTCATTGGTTTTGGAAGCAACTTCTTTTACCATCTGAGCTCCCATATTTTCCAATTCATCTTCCAACTCTACTTCTTTTGCAACAGATACTCCGTCTTTAGTTACATTCGGAGCTCCGAAAGATTTGGAAACAATTACATTTCTTCCTTTAGGACCTAAAGTTACTTTTACTGCATTTGCCAATGCATCTACACCGCTTTTTAATCCGTCACGTGCTTCAATATCAAATTTTATGTCTTTTGCCATTTTCTTAAATTGTTTAATTATTGATAAGTTTTAATTGTTACAATTGCCTATTGCAACTGCAACCAGATGTTTTTTTTAAATGATCGCTAAAATATCACTTTCACGCATCATCAGATAATCTTTACCTTCCAGCTTTAAATCGGTTCCACCGTATTTACCATATAAAACAGTATCTCCGACTTTAACTGTTAAAGGCTCGTCTTTTTTTCCCGTACCTACGGCAACGATAGTCCCTTTTTGAGGTTTCTCTTTTGCGTTATCAGGAATAATGATTCCTGAGGCAGTAGTAGTTTCTGCGGCAGCAGGCTCTACAAGAACCCTGTCCGCTAGAGGTTTGATATGTATTCCCATTCTTTATATAAATTTTGATTAATTAAAAATTAGTTTTGCTCTCTCAAATCATAAAGTATGCCATTACGTGAAACCTGACATTTTTTCTAAATAACACTTTAAAAATCAAAAAGGAAGTAAAAAAAAATGCCAACGTGTCATTTTGTCGGCATTTTTAATATGGAATCCATCTTGATTTTTTGTTTTTTAGCCTTTAGAAAAACCAAGATTATTTTATATGGAATCGTTAGTTGACGGTTGGTTTATCGTGTTAGTTGTCGTTTGACCACCCTCTAATTTGTTGTCAATATTTACAGGATTATCATTAGCTCTGGGAATGGCAAAGTTTGCTAACAATATCAGGGCAAACATGGTGATGGCCAATGTCCAGGTTGTCCTGTCTAAAAAATCATTTGTGCTTTGCACACCTCCTAAAGATTGTGCTCCTCCGCCTCCGAAAGAAGAAGATAAACCTCCGCCTTTAGGATTTTGTACCATGACAATTAATATTAAAGCTATTGCTACTATAATGATTAATATTAAAAATGCAGTATAACTCATGACGTATTTTTTTGTAACGTTTTTATTTTTTTAATCTGGTCTGCAAAGAAACCACTTTTTTCCGGATATTTCAAACTTAAAATTCGATATGCTTTCATAGCATTTTCATACTTTTTTTGTTCCAAATATACCCTTGCAAGGGTCTCTGTCATTAAAGACGAATCCTCTTTATTTTCAGAAATACGAACATGTATTTCACTTTTATTTTTAGGGCGGGATATAGTAGGGTTGTTCTTAATAAATCGATCTATAATAGCTTCTTTGCTTATGGCAGTTGTTGATTGTTCAGAACGATTTCTGATAATGGGTTTTTTAACTAAAAGTTGTAACCATTCATTAAAAGAATACTTTTCGTTTTTGCCAAAGTCTATAGGTTTTTCAATTTCCAGGCTTTCTTCAACAATGGTATTTTGATTCTTAACGGGTAGCTTTTTGCGAGTCTCCGGATGAATATTATTTTTTTTAGTAAAGTTATCCGAAGTGATAAAATCAAAAAGGAGTGTCCTGTCCATTGTATAAGCTGCCGTTATTTTTAGCTCATGATTATATTTAAAACTATCCTGATTCTTTAATCCTTTTAAGTATAGTGCTCTGGCTGACTGAAAATAAGGATAGAGATTTACAATGGATTTTATTCCCTGTACCTGTTCTGACGTTAAGGATTCAGGTTGTTTTAAAAAAGAAATATAATCTTTTAATGTAATTACCATTTTGCAATAGAAGCGTTAAATATATCTTGCGTTATTCTCTCTAAAATTTCACTTAGGGCAGCATCCAATACACCACCGGTTAATTGTGAACTAGCATCAAAATCGGAATAAAAGGAAAACTGCTTTTCAAAATCATCTTTTTCATTCAGCTGATTATAATACCTGACATTAACAGTAATGGTCAATCTGTTTTGAGCAGCGGTTTGCTGAGAGGTTGCACTCATTGGGTTTATCCTATATCCTGTAATTTCGCCTTCAAATCGCAATTCTCCGCCGGTACTTACTAAGCTTAAATTAGTTTGTCTTAAAAAAAGATCTTGTAAGTCTTGAGTAAAACGCTGACTCAACGTAGGTTCTATTAAAGAAGCTTGATTAGGGAAAAAATCTATCTGAATCGTTTTTGCATCCGTTGCCCCTCCTGTAAAGGAGTATATCCCGCAACTGATTAATGTAGTTGCTACCATCAGAAAAAAAAGAATCGAAAGATGTTTTTTCATTGTAAATATGGTTTTGTTATCGTAAGTTTTTTTATTGAACTTATTTATAAATCATATTGTTTGATTTTTCTGTACAATGTTCGTTCCGAAATTCCCAATTCTTTTGCAGCCAACTTTCGCTTGTTATTATTTTTTTCCAATGACTTTTTAATCATCTCTATTTCTTTGTCTTGCAAAGAAAAGTTTTCTTGTTCTTCTATCGTCTCTACAAAATCATAATTTTTTTGTAAAGTTGAAGGGCTTGCTATTTGCAATACTTCCACCTTATTATCTTCTTTGGCTTGTTCTTCGTGAATTTTCTTTAATAATTGATGATTGTCTTCTTGTAATTTTTCTATGTTTCCGTGCTGCATGATATCCAAAGTAAGCTTTTTTAAATCATTAATATCATTTCGCATGTCAAATAAAACTTTATACATGATATCTCTTTCGGTAGCAAAATCATTTTCAGAACCTGCTCCGACTACAGCAGGTAAATGACCTTTATTATCAGGTAGATATTGACCTAATTTTTCCGGGGTAATCAGCCTGTTTTCTTCAACTACAGAGATTTGTTCGGCAATATTTCTAAGTTGCCTGATATTTCCGGGAAAACGATAGTTTAATAATAAATTTGTAGCATTTTCATCTAACCTGATGGCAGGCATTCTATATTTTTGAGCAAAATCCGCAGCAAATTTTCTAAATAGCAGGTGAATGTCTTTTTTTCGATTTCTTAAAGCAGGCAAATAAATTTCAATGGTACTTAACCTGTAATATAAATCTTCTCTAAATTTTTCTTTCGAAATAGCTTCCTGCATATTCACATTGGTTGCAGCAACAATTCGGACATCTGTTTTTTGCACTTTTGAAGAACCTACTTTTATAAATTCTCCGTTTTCTAAAACACGTAATAGGCGGACTTGCGTTGTAAGCGGCAATTCGCCAACCTCATCTAAGAAAATAGTACCCCCGTCTGCAACTTCAAAGTACCCTTTTCTATCTTGAGTAGCACCGGTAAATGATCCTTTTTCATGACCAAATAACTCACTATCTATAGTTCCTTCGGGAATAGCACCACAGTTTACAGCAATATATTTTGCGTGTTTTCTATGAGATAATTGATGGATAATTTTTGGAATACTTTCTTTACCGACACCGCTTTCACCGGCAACCAATACCGAAATGTCAGTAGGCGCAACACGAATAGCTTTTTCTATAGCTCGGTTTAGCTGCAGATCATTACCGATAATTCCAAAACGTTGCTTAATTGCTTGTAAACTTTCCATTAATTTTCATTTAATTTTTTTAATAATTCTTTTTTAAAATCATATAAAGATACATCTTTGGTATTGGCAAGAGCCAATTTTTGATTGATTTCCAAAGCCTTATTTACATCCTCCAAAGCTTTTTTATATTCCCCTACCTGATAATAAGCATTTGCCCTGTTTTTATATAATGAAGGGAAATTTTTCTGTATGGCTATACCTTTCGTATACGTATTTATTGATTTAAGATAGTTTTGTTGTGTAGTATATAAATTAACTAAGTTATAAAAAGCCTCATATTTTTTAGGGTTCATCTCAATTGATTTTAGGTAGCTTCTTTCTGCCTTATCTAATTTGTTTTTGTTGTAATTAATGATTCCCAAATAGTAATAAGCAGAAGATTTTTCTTTTTTATATGAATGATCGTCACTCTCTTTTAGAATGAATTCAATATCTTTCATAGATTTGTTGTATTGTTTTGATTCAACATGATAAGAGGCCCTGTTGACACGGGCAATCAATGTTTTTTGAGATTTTAAATTATGTGTCCAGAGCGTGTCGGAGTTTTTCCAAATCTTCGTTTGTTGTGTTGTTAAATAACTAAAAAGTAAAATATATGCGATGCCTGCATATACGGTATAGGTACTCTTTAATCTTGAGATGATTGCAAATAGCGCAATTAAAAACCCCAGATAGGGTAAGTATCCGTACCTATCTGCATAAGGAGATAAAAATCGTATAAATAATGTGGTGTGCAAGCCAATAGTTAGCAGGAAAAACAGGATTCCAAAAACAAACAATCGATTCCGCCTTAATGCATAGACACTAAAAAGCAAGACTAAAAATAAGAATGAAAAAAAGCATTCTCTTATTCCTAAAGAAACAGGCCAGTCATATAAAATGGTCAGTGAAAAAGGAGCTATGTACTTATATACATACCATATTACCTGATTTGGCGCAATGAGCCAGCTAGGATAGTCTACCGTAAAAGAAGAATGATCGGTTCCTCTAAAAGAAATCGCAACCATAATAAAAATACCTGCGAGTAAAATAAAAGGAAGTGTATAGAATACTCTTTTTAACTGAAATCTTTTTTTAGTGTAAAACCAATCTATTAAAAACAGAACAGGAATGAAAATGATGATTTGAATTTTACAGAAAAGCCCCGGAAGAAATAATAAAAAAGCGATGAAATAATACACTTTTTTACCGGATTTATAAAAATTTAAATAACACAGAGTGGCAAATAAAAAGAAAAACACATACAACACGGTACTGGTAGCGGAAACCCACGAAACAGCTTCTGCCATTATGGGGTGTATTAAAAAAAATAAAGCGATCCACACAGATTGTATTTTACTTTTAAAAAGCTTTATGACTATGTGATACACCAGGACCCCGTTAAAAATATGAACTAGTAAACTAAACAAATGATAATATCCGGCTGTAAACTTTGCAGCATAAAATAGCACAGCTAATATGAAAGAAGTTAAGGGCTGATACATATTTACCGTTGCAGTAGTAAATAAAATCTCAATGGATTGAAAAGAAATGGTCTGTACTCTATAATTTTCAGTAAGTTGCAGATGATCATCAAAATTCACAAAACCGTTATTAAAAATACCGTCATAAACGAATATACTGATCCATACAAAAAGTATATAATGCCAATACGTTGTGAAAAACCAAATACTTTTTTTTAGCATTACTTTTAATGATTATCCGAGTAGCCCACCCATTGCAGTACCTTTTAAGGTGGCAGAAGTACAACTCTCTATTCTTACGTTTACAAAATCACCTAATTTATAATGCTCTTTAGGAAAAACAACAACCGTATTTTGTGTATTTCTCCCTTTCCAATGCCCGGATGATTTTTTAGATGTTCCCTCTATCAAAACTTCTTCAACATTTCCTACGTGTTGTTGGGTGCGATACAAGCTGTGTTTTAATTGTAAGCTAATGAGTTCTTGCAAACGTCTTTTTTTGACAGCGGGAGGTACATCATCTTTCATCTTTTTTGCTGCCAAAGTTCCGGGTCTTTCGGAGTAGGCAAACATAAAACCAAAATCGTATTTTACATATTCCATTAATGTTAATGTGTCTTGATGATCTTTTTCGGTCTCTCCGCAAAAACCGGCAATCATATCCTGAGACAGCACCATTTCCGGAACAATTCTAAATATATTCGCTACCAATTCCATATACTCCTCCCGGGTATGTTGCCTGTTCATGGCTTTAAGCATGGCATTGCTTCCGCTTTGAACCGGCAGGTGAATGTATTTGCAAATATTTTTATGCTTAGCCATCGTGTGGATCACATCCAAACTCATATCCTGAGGGTTAGACGTAGAAAAGCGAAAACGAATTTTAGGAAACGCCTTAGCACACATGTCTAATAATTGTGCAAAATTTACGGCTGTTGCACGGGCCATTTCAGAAGCTTTTTTAAAATCTTTTTTTAGACCTCCTCCATACCACAAATAACTATCTACGTTTTGACCTAATAAAGTGATTTCTTTATAATTTTTTTCTTGCATTTCCCGGATTTCCTCAATAATGCTTTTCGGATTTCTGCTACGCTCTCTTCCGCGTGTAAAAGGAACCACACAAAACGTACACATATTATCACATCCCCTGGTAATAGATACAAATGCTGAAACACCATTGTTGTTCAACCTCACGGGAGATACATCTCCATAAGTTTCATCTTTGGACAACAATACATTAATAGCATCTCTGCCGGCCTCTATTTCTCCCAATAAATTCGGCAAATCACGATATGCATCGGGGCCTACAACCAAATCTACTATTTTTTCTTCCTCTAAAAATTTTTCTTTTAAGCGCTCTGCCATACACCCTAGAACACCTACTTTCATCGCCGGGTTTATTTTCTTTGCAGCATTGTATTTTTTTAATCTGTTCCGAACCGTAACTTCAGCTTTTTCTCTGATCGAACAAGTATTTACCAAAACCAAATCGGCATCTTCTAAACTTTTAGTGGTATTAAAACCTTCTTCTTCTAATATGGAGGCTACAATTTCACTATCATTCATATTCATCTGACAACCATAGCTTTCTATATAGAGTTTTTTAGAATTGTTTTTTATTTTTTCCGTAACAAGAGGCTTGCCCTGCATTTTTTCATCTATGATCTTTTCAACTTGTTTCATGAGTTTGAGAAAATTGAGACACAAAGATACAACCAAAAATAAAAAATTATGACAAATTGGCAGAAAATAAGAAGAGCATATGTTGTTAAATCAAAAATTAACATTAAAAAAGGCAAATAAAAAAAAACTAACTACTTTTGCAATCCTCAAGTATTCATTTATCTTAAAGAATGCTACTGTAATAACTGAAATAACATATGGCAAAGAATCTAGTGATTGTAGAATCGCCGGCTAAAGCAAAAACAATAGAAAAGTTTCTTGGGAATGATTTTCAAGTAGAATCGAGTTTTGGACATATTGCAGATTTACCTTCTAAAGAGCTGGGAGTAAATGTAGTCGGAGGTTTCAAACCTAAGTATATAGTCCCTACCGATAAAAAAACGGTGGTTAGCAAACTAAAAGATTTCGTAAAAAAATCGGAAACCGTTTGGTTAGCCAGTGATGAAGATAGGGAAGGGGAAGCCATTGCCTGGCATTTGGCAGAGCAATTAAAACTGGAAAAAAATAAAACAAAACGTATTGTTTTTCATGAGATTACCAAAAAAGCGATTCTAAAAGCGATTGAGAACCCCAGAGATATTAATTATAATCTGGTAAATGCTCAGCAAGCACGAAGAGTTTTAGACAGGTTGGTAGGATACGAATTATCTCACGTACTGTGGAGAAAAGTAAAGGGAGGCTTGTCAGCCGGAAGAGTGCAATCTGTTGCTGTTCGATTGATCGTGGAAAGAGAGCGGGAAATTGAACGTTTTAAAACCACAGTTTCGTATAGAGTAGATGCCGAATTTACAAATACGGAAAGTAAAAAATTCAAAGCAAAACTGGCGAACAATTTTAATGATAAGACTACGGCCGAATCCTTTTTAAAATCATGTATTGGTGCGAGTTATAAAGTAGCGGAATTACAAAAAAAACCGGCAAAGAAATCACCTGCAGCGCCATTTACAACATCTACTTTACAACAAGAAGCATCCAGGAAATTAGGATTCCCCGTAGCTAAAACAATGCTTACGGCACAACGATTATATGAAGTAGGACTTATTACGTATATGAGAACAGATAGTGTAAACCTCTCGGAAGATGCTAAAAATGCAGCTCAAAAAGAAATCACGGCTTCCTATGGTTCGGCATATAGTAAACCGAGAAACTTCGTCACAAAATCCAAAGGCGCCCAGGAAGCACATGAAGCAATTCGCCCTACAGATCTGGGCAAAAGCAGTATTTCCGTAGAGTACGATCAAAACAGGCTGTATGATTTAATTTGGAAAAGAACAATTGCTTCCCAAATGAGTGAAGCACAGTTGGAGAGGACTATTGTAAAAGTTGCAAATGATAAAAATGAAAAACTTTTTACGGCAACCGGAGAAGTGATTACTTTTGAAGGGTTTTTAAAAGTATATTTGGAAGGAACAGATAATGAAGATGACGAACAGGCAGGGATGTTACCCGTTATGCAGGAAGGAGAAGATCTAAAAAACGTATATGTTACTGCTACACAAAGATTTACCAAACCACCATATAGATTTACGGAAGCGTCTTTAGTAAAACGTCTGGAAGAACTGGGAATAGGCAGACCCTCTACCTATGCTCCTACGATTTCTACTATACAAAAAAGAAAATATATAGAAAAAGGCACGGTAGAAGGGGAAAAAAGAACTTATGAGCAGCTTCTTCTGATGAAGAATCAGTTGAGTTCAAAAATCCTTACGGAAAAAGTAGGTTCGGATAAAGGAAAATTAGTGCCCACTGATATAGGCAATGTTGTAAATGATTTTTTAGTTGCCCATTTTTCCAATATTTTGGATTTTGGATTTACAGCTAAGGTAGAAACTGATTTTGATGAAATAGCTGATGGCAGAGAAGACTGGACTACTATGATAAAAGAATTTTATAAGGACTTT
This window of the Flavobacteriaceae bacterium genome carries:
- a CDS encoding tetratricopeptide repeat protein, producing MLKKSIWFFTTYWHYILFVWISIFVYDGIFNNGFVNFDDHLQLTENYRVQTISFQSIEILFTTATVNMYQPLTSFILAVLFYAAKFTAGYYHLFSLLVHIFNGVLVYHIVIKLFKSKIQSVWIALFFLIHPIMAEAVSWVSATSTVLYVFFFLFATLCYLNFYKSGKKVYYFIAFLLFLPGLFCKIQIIIFIPVLFLIDWFYTKKRFQLKRVFYTLPFILLAGIFIMVAISFRGTDHSSFTVDYPSWLIAPNQVIWYVYKYIAPFSLTILYDWPVSLGIRECFFSFLFLVLLFSVYALRRNRLFVFGILFFLLTIGLHTTLFIRFLSPYADRYGYLPYLGFLIALFAIISRLKSTYTVYAGIAYILLFSYLTTQQTKIWKNSDTLWTHNLKSQKTLIARVNRASYHVESKQYNKSMKDIEFILKESDDHSYKKEKSSAYYYLGIINYNKNKLDKAERSYLKSIEMNPKKYEAFYNLVNLYTTQQNYLKSINTYTKGIAIQKNFPSLYKNRANAYYQVGEYKKALEDVNKALEINQKLALANTKDVSLYDFKKELLKKLNEN
- the miaB gene encoding tRNA (N6-isopentenyl adenosine(37)-C2)-methylthiotransferase MiaB → MKQVEKIIDEKMQGKPLVTEKIKNNSKKLYIESYGCQMNMNDSEIVASILEEEGFNTTKSLEDADLVLVNTCSIREKAEVTVRNRLKKYNAAKKINPAMKVGVLGCMAERLKEKFLEEEKIVDLVVGPDAYRDLPNLLGEIEAGRDAINVLLSKDETYGDVSPVRLNNNGVSAFVSITRGCDNMCTFCVVPFTRGRERSRNPKSIIEEIREMQEKNYKEITLLGQNVDSYLWYGGGLKKDFKKASEMARATAVNFAQLLDMCAKAFPKIRFRFSTSNPQDMSLDVIHTMAKHKNICKYIHLPVQSGSNAMLKAMNRQHTREEYMELVANIFRIVPEMVLSQDMIAGFCGETEKDHQDTLTLMEYVKYDFGFMFAYSERPGTLAAKKMKDDVPPAVKKRRLQELISLQLKHSLYRTQQHVGNVEEVLIEGTSKKSSGHWKGRNTQNTVVVFPKEHYKLGDFVNVRIESCTSATLKGTAMGGLLG
- the topA gene encoding type I DNA topoisomerase produces the protein MAKNLVIVESPAKAKTIEKFLGNDFQVESSFGHIADLPSKELGVNVVGGFKPKYIVPTDKKTVVSKLKDFVKKSETVWLASDEDREGEAIAWHLAEQLKLEKNKTKRIVFHEITKKAILKAIENPRDINYNLVNAQQARRVLDRLVGYELSHVLWRKVKGGLSAGRVQSVAVRLIVEREREIERFKTTVSYRVDAEFTNTESKKFKAKLANNFNDKTTAESFLKSCIGASYKVAELQKKPAKKSPAAPFTTSTLQQEASRKLGFPVAKTMLTAQRLYEVGLITYMRTDSVNLSEDAKNAAQKEITASYGSAYSKPRNFVTKSKGAQEAHEAIRPTDLGKSSISVEYDQNRLYDLIWKRTIASQMSEAQLERTIVKVANDKNEKLFTATGEVITFEGFLKVYLEGTDNEDDEQAGMLPVMQEGEDLKNVYVTATQRFTKPPYRFTEASLVKRLEELGIGRPSTYAPTISTIQKRKYIEKGTVEGEKRTYEQLLLMKNQLSSKILTEKVGSDKGKLVPTDIGNVVNDFLVAHFSNILDFGFTAKVETDFDEIADGREDWTTMIKEFYKDFHVTVEDVSANAERAKGERLLGVDPESGKNVYVRLGRYGAMVQIGEVTNEEKPKFAGLQGEQTMNTITLEEALELFQLPKIIGQYESNEVIIANGRFGPYIKFDGKFISLNKGENPMSVDMDRAIELIESKRKADAPIGHYQQLPVQKGVGRFGPFIKWNGMFINVNKKYDFDHLSQSDLEQLIEDKLQKEREKLIHYWGDVGIRVEKARWGRFHIIKGKIKIELPKTTAIENLSKEEAVKMMEAKTPKKKVAKKATEKK